Proteins co-encoded in one Haloarcula pelagica genomic window:
- a CDS encoding spore germination protein GerW family protein — MSTDPTVETDEPNQNLLHTVRSGIDELSESASVQRVFGDPITTEGKTIVPVARVAYGFGSGFGSGGAEDEGEFDGETGQGGGGGGGMSVTPVGALEVTPDGTRFVRVGDWKRAALALGVGLVAGLLLGRR; from the coding sequence ATGAGCACAGACCCGACGGTCGAGACAGACGAACCGAACCAGAACCTCCTGCACACCGTCCGGAGCGGGATCGACGAACTGAGCGAGAGCGCGAGCGTTCAGCGCGTCTTCGGCGATCCGATCACCACCGAGGGGAAGACGATCGTGCCCGTCGCACGTGTCGCCTACGGGTTCGGCAGCGGGTTCGGCAGCGGCGGGGCCGAGGACGAGGGCGAGTTCGACGGCGAGACCGGGCAGGGCGGTGGCGGTGGCGGCGGGATGAGCGTGACACCGGTCGGTGCCCTCGAAGTCACCCCCGACGGGACCCGATTCGTCCGGGTCGGCGACTGGAAGCGGGCCGCGCTGGCGCTCGGTGTCGGGCTCGTGGCCGGCCTCTTGCTCGGACGCCGTTGA
- a CDS encoding tRNA uridine(34) 5-carboxymethylaminomethyl modification radical SAM/GNAT enzyme Elp3, giving the protein MSTESEDPRETEAFQQVCAELVDRILAGEVERDDVESAKIDVCREYSAPKVPQNSELLDYAPQEHREVLEEVLQRKPVRTASGVSPIAIMTSPHRCPHGKCLYCPGGPDSEFSSAQSYTGHEPAAARGEQNDYDPYGQVTLRLNQLREIGHPVDKAELIIMGGTMTARSHDYQEWFVKRALEAMNDFDPEADPAPKEGESFAQDPAEYEFSYLEDVIAENETADVRNVATTFETKPDWCDPEQIDRMLGLGGTKVEVGVQTTFERINREMHRGHGVQASIDANRRLRDSAFKVGFHMMPGQPGMSKEMCLEDFRRIFEDSQWRPDYLKIYPTLVVPGTVTYDWWQKNDFDPLDNQEAAELVAEIKDMIPRYTRLQRVQRDIPADFIEGGVWKSNLRQLAWKEMDKHGWTCDCIRCREAGHKEETAENVELDVLTYEACGGTEQFISFEDFDRDVLVGFCRLRFPNDPVRRELDDAALVRELHVYGNAVGVGQTGGEDDHQHKGYGKRLLRKAEELARDAGYSKLAVISGIGVREYYRNKLDYQQDGPYVSKRLH; this is encoded by the coding sequence GTGAGTACCGAGAGCGAGGACCCCCGCGAGACGGAAGCCTTCCAGCAGGTGTGTGCGGAGCTGGTCGACCGCATCCTCGCCGGCGAGGTCGAGCGCGACGATGTCGAGTCCGCGAAGATCGATGTCTGCCGCGAGTACTCGGCGCCGAAGGTCCCACAGAACTCGGAGCTCCTCGACTACGCGCCACAGGAACATCGGGAAGTACTGGAGGAGGTCCTCCAGCGAAAGCCCGTCCGGACCGCCTCGGGCGTCTCGCCCATCGCGATCATGACTTCCCCGCACCGGTGTCCACACGGGAAGTGTCTCTACTGCCCGGGCGGTCCGGACTCGGAGTTCTCTTCGGCGCAGTCCTACACCGGCCACGAACCGGCCGCGGCGCGCGGCGAGCAGAACGACTACGACCCCTACGGCCAGGTGACGCTGCGCCTGAACCAGTTGCGAGAGATCGGTCACCCCGTCGACAAGGCCGAACTCATCATCATGGGCGGGACGATGACCGCCCGCAGCCACGACTACCAGGAGTGGTTCGTCAAGCGCGCTCTGGAGGCGATGAACGACTTCGACCCCGAGGCCGACCCAGCCCCCAAGGAGGGCGAGAGCTTCGCCCAGGACCCCGCGGAGTACGAGTTCTCGTATCTGGAGGACGTGATCGCCGAGAACGAGACCGCCGATGTCCGCAACGTCGCGACGACCTTCGAGACGAAACCCGACTGGTGTGACCCCGAACAGATCGATCGGATGCTCGGGCTGGGCGGGACGAAAGTCGAGGTGGGCGTCCAGACGACCTTCGAGCGGATCAACCGGGAGATGCACCGCGGCCACGGCGTCCAGGCGTCGATCGACGCCAACCGCCGTCTGCGGGACTCGGCGTTCAAGGTCGGCTTCCACATGATGCCCGGCCAGCCAGGGATGTCCAAGGAGATGTGCCTGGAGGACTTCCGGCGGATCTTCGAGGACTCCCAGTGGCGGCCGGACTACCTCAAGATCTACCCGACCCTGGTCGTCCCGGGGACGGTCACTTACGACTGGTGGCAGAAGAACGACTTCGACCCCCTGGACAACCAGGAGGCCGCGGAACTGGTCGCGGAGATCAAGGACATGATCCCCCGCTACACCCGCCTCCAGCGCGTTCAGCGAGACATCCCGGCGGACTTCATCGAGGGCGGTGTCTGGAAGTCCAACCTCCGGCAACTGGCCTGGAAGGAGATGGACAAGCACGGCTGGACCTGTGACTGCATCCGCTGTCGCGAGGCCGGCCACAAGGAGGAGACCGCCGAGAACGTCGAACTGGACGTGTTGACCTACGAAGCCTGTGGCGGGACGGAGCAGTTCATCTCCTTCGAGGACTTCGACCGGGACGTGCTGGTCGGCTTCTGCCGGCTCCGGTTCCCGAACGATCCCGTCCGCCGAGAACTGGACGACGCCGCGCTGGTCCGGGAACTCCACGTCTACGGCAACGCCGTCGGCGTCGGCCAGACGGGTGGCGAGGACGACCACCAGCACAAGGGGTACGGGAAGCGACTCCTCCGGAAAGCCGAAGAGCTGGCCCGGGACGCGGGCTACTCGAAACTCGCCGTCATCTCCGGGATCGGCGTCCGCGAGTACTACCGGAACAAACTGGACTACCAGCAGGACGGCCCCTACGTCTCGAAGCGGCTCCACTGA
- a CDS encoding carboxypeptidase regulatory-like domain-containing protein, with protein sequence MNWNLPEQSHQRALLLVALAVLCVVGAAGAATGQVDAGSDRSANTTATATGDISGLVTDSANTRIPNASVTLYREGVSSPVATTTADSQGSFRFSGVRAGDYRVEASVDGTTGNKTVTVVAGKLATANIAITTGGRTTPGNVTGLVKDLGDDGLAGATVTLYPAGESSAIATTTTDSRGAYTFGGVPAGEYRIEASTNNALGSRTTTVVDGKTTTANVVVVSQGEPDVRVLAESQNVSVQPGESFTVTYRYTNDRATASAGRIDLTTPTNITATAVSGAGSGNLDTQQPSVRYSSARPVGSGKTVRSTVTYEVAADHPSPTDRTINVQAYVRNSSDVGIAATTVEVESASLVDQYDTNGTPGIQSPELLRAIVDFNSGNITQPDILRILVAFNAGS encoded by the coding sequence ATGAACTGGAATCTCCCCGAACAGTCCCACCAGCGGGCCCTGTTGTTGGTCGCGCTCGCTGTCCTCTGTGTCGTCGGTGCTGCCGGAGCCGCCACCGGGCAGGTCGACGCCGGATCGGATCGCTCTGCGAACACGACTGCGACAGCGACCGGGGACATCTCCGGGCTCGTAACCGATAGCGCGAACACACGGATTCCGAACGCGTCCGTGACGCTCTACCGGGAGGGCGTGAGTTCCCCCGTCGCGACGACGACAGCGGACAGCCAGGGCTCGTTCCGGTTTTCCGGCGTTCGGGCCGGCGACTACCGCGTCGAAGCGTCGGTCGACGGAACGACAGGAAACAAGACCGTCACTGTCGTCGCAGGCAAACTCGCCACGGCGAACATCGCGATCACGACCGGCGGACGAACGACGCCCGGCAACGTCACCGGTCTGGTGAAAGACCTCGGCGACGACGGACTCGCCGGGGCGACGGTGACTCTGTATCCGGCCGGTGAGAGCAGCGCCATCGCGACGACGACGACCGACAGCCGAGGGGCGTACACGTTCGGGGGTGTCCCCGCGGGCGAGTACCGTATCGAGGCGAGCACGAACAACGCTCTGGGAAGCAGAACCACGACCGTCGTCGACGGAAAGACGACAACGGCGAACGTCGTCGTCGTCAGCCAGGGAGAACCCGATGTCCGTGTCCTGGCCGAGTCACAGAACGTCAGCGTCCAGCCCGGCGAGTCGTTCACGGTGACCTACCGGTACACGAACGACCGCGCGACGGCGTCTGCCGGCCGGATCGACCTCACGACGCCGACCAACATCACCGCCACGGCCGTCTCGGGTGCTGGCTCGGGGAACCTCGACACTCAGCAGCCGTCCGTCCGGTACAGTTCAGCCAGGCCGGTCGGAAGCGGCAAGACCGTCCGGTCGACGGTCACGTACGAGGTCGCCGCCGACCACCCGTCGCCGACCGACCGGACGATCAACGTCCAGGCGTACGTCCGGAACTCCTCCGATGTCGGGATCGCGGCCACGACCGTCGAGGTCGAGAGCGCGAGCCTCGTCGACCAGTACGACACGAACGGGACCCCGGGGATTCAGAGCCCCGAGTTACTCCGGGCGATCGTCGATTTCAACAGCGGAAACATCACCCAGCCCGACATCCTGCGGATTCTCGTCGCGTTCAACGCCGGATCGTAA
- a CDS encoding cupin domain-containing protein, giving the protein MSDGPVNAADLEWTDYDHGDRQFKRKQLGAAAGGEDLGTSLYEIPAGKRTWPPHSHYGNEEAMFVLDGSGTLFLGVDGDEHPLEPGDYVALPTGDEHTHEVEAGSEGLRLLVVSEMNDPDITYMPGRGAVHLFAGAPPGGDADERDRSTLLDLDATVDYWPE; this is encoded by the coding sequence ATGAGCGACGGCCCCGTCAACGCCGCCGACCTGGAGTGGACCGACTACGATCACGGCGACCGACAGTTCAAACGCAAGCAGTTGGGTGCCGCCGCCGGCGGCGAGGACCTCGGGACGAGTCTCTACGAGATCCCCGCCGGGAAGCGCACCTGGCCCCCACACAGCCACTACGGCAACGAGGAAGCGATGTTCGTCCTCGACGGGAGCGGGACGCTGTTTCTGGGTGTCGACGGCGACGAACACCCGCTCGAACCGGGCGACTACGTCGCGCTCCCGACCGGGGACGAACACACCCACGAAGTCGAGGCCGGATCGGAGGGCCTTCGCTTGCTCGTCGTCTCCGAGATGAACGATCCAGACATCACGTACATGCCCGGTAGAGGCGCCGTCCACCTCTTTGCCGGCGCACCGCCGGGCGGTGACGCCGACGAGCGCGACCGCTCGACGCTGCTCGACCTGGACGCCACGGTCGACTACTGGCCGGAATAA
- a CDS encoding OB-fold nucleic acid binding domain-containing protein, whose translation MGSCIICGTSVEGHICDLHEEDALFEFRGNRPDQLTVGRYYRGEVDGFAEFGVFVDIGDSVTGLLHRSELDRRLDSLDWEPGDEVYVQVTNVRDNGNVDLGWSIRQAEREFRGHLVDDPDIGHAVLADEADDSEEASAEGNEDDGESTAQAAAGTDGGATQVEATAGDVSPAGDADRVEGAGGSVGQTTDDEASEPDDDVVDADVADTDAETDDESADDETAETDEVADDDGSAVEYEDAAVGDLSDRVGDDVRLEGTIVGIRQTSGPTVFELQDATGTVDCAAFVEAGVRAYPEVEEGDVARLTGDVRERRGELQVETETLTVLEGEERDAVEQRLADALDDEARPDAVESLAEDATIAALSGELVEAATQIRKAVLTDRPVIVRHANTADGYLAGSALERATLPLVGDQHRRDDAQYHYFDRRPLEGGVYDMDDATKDTTTMLDNRERHGEALPLFVFVAAGGTRESLDGFDLLDVYGAPSIVIDDVDVDDDVVEAVDAVVSPSVVDAPETTATALAANVAAHVNDDVRDDLLHLPAVSFWEGAPTSYLDAATGAGYDAEAVTQLREAVALEAHYQSYEDKRELITDLVFGDDEDDVGGLAGHIAEQFREKVDEEVSTARVNLEHRDLDGTDIAVLDTDAYVHQYEFPPETLLLDELHREMSEDTDAVVGIATDTLYVRTSADVDIHELSAEVAEWVPEGGVATRSVREGSIRFLAGARDAVLDATLDRLSDRL comes from the coding sequence ATGGGTTCGTGTATCATCTGTGGCACCTCCGTCGAGGGTCACATCTGTGACCTCCACGAGGAGGATGCATTGTTCGAATTCCGAGGGAACCGACCCGATCAACTGACAGTCGGCCGCTACTACCGCGGCGAGGTCGACGGGTTCGCCGAGTTCGGCGTCTTCGTCGACATCGGCGACAGCGTGACCGGCCTGCTCCACCGGAGCGAACTGGACCGCCGGCTCGATTCGCTGGACTGGGAGCCGGGCGACGAGGTGTACGTCCAGGTCACCAACGTCCGGGACAACGGCAACGTCGACCTCGGCTGGTCGATCCGCCAGGCCGAACGGGAGTTCCGCGGCCACCTCGTCGACGACCCGGACATCGGCCACGCAGTGCTGGCCGACGAGGCCGACGACAGCGAGGAGGCATCGGCAGAGGGAAATGAGGACGACGGCGAGTCGACCGCACAGGCGGCCGCCGGGACCGACGGCGGCGCCACACAGGTCGAGGCCACCGCGGGCGACGTGAGCCCCGCCGGGGACGCCGACCGTGTCGAAGGCGCCGGCGGGAGTGTCGGCCAGACGACCGACGACGAGGCATCAGAACCGGACGACGACGTGGTAGATGCCGACGTGGCAGACACCGACGCGGAAACAGACGACGAGAGTGCCGACGACGAGACTGCCGAGACCGACGAGGTGGCGGACGACGACGGGTCCGCAGTCGAGTACGAGGACGCCGCCGTCGGCGACCTCTCCGACCGTGTCGGCGACGATGTCCGCCTCGAAGGGACGATCGTCGGGATCCGCCAGACCTCCGGACCGACCGTCTTCGAACTCCAGGACGCGACCGGCACGGTCGACTGTGCCGCCTTCGTCGAGGCCGGCGTCCGTGCCTACCCCGAAGTCGAGGAGGGCGACGTTGCCCGGCTGACGGGGGATGTCCGGGAGCGACGCGGCGAACTCCAGGTCGAGACCGAGACGCTGACCGTCCTCGAAGGCGAGGAACGCGACGCGGTCGAACAGCGACTCGCAGACGCGCTGGACGACGAGGCCCGGCCGGACGCCGTCGAATCCCTGGCCGAAGACGCGACGATCGCGGCGCTCTCTGGCGAACTCGTCGAGGCCGCGACCCAGATCCGCAAGGCAGTCCTGACCGACCGGCCGGTCATCGTCCGCCACGCCAACACGGCCGACGGCTACCTGGCCGGCAGCGCGCTCGAACGCGCGACGCTGCCCCTGGTCGGTGACCAGCACCGCCGCGACGACGCTCAGTACCACTACTTCGACCGCCGGCCCCTGGAAGGCGGCGTCTACGACATGGACGACGCCACCAAGGACACGACGACGATGCTCGACAACCGCGAACGCCACGGCGAAGCGCTTCCCCTGTTCGTCTTCGTCGCCGCCGGTGGCACGCGAGAGAGCCTCGACGGGTTCGATCTGCTGGATGTCTACGGCGCACCGAGCATCGTCATCGACGATGTCGATGTCGACGACGACGTGGTCGAGGCCGTCGACGCCGTCGTCTCCCCGTCCGTGGTCGACGCGCCCGAGACGACTGCCACCGCACTGGCGGCTAACGTCGCGGCCCACGTCAACGACGACGTTCGAGACGACCTGTTGCACCTCCCCGCGGTGAGCTTCTGGGAGGGCGCGCCGACTTCGTACCTCGACGCCGCGACCGGCGCCGGCTACGACGCCGAGGCCGTCACGCAACTGCGTGAGGCCGTCGCGCTCGAAGCACACTACCAGTCCTACGAGGACAAGCGCGAACTGATCACCGACCTCGTGTTCGGCGACGACGAGGACGACGTCGGCGGTCTGGCCGGCCACATCGCAGAGCAGTTCCGCGAGAAGGTCGACGAGGAGGTCTCGACCGCGCGGGTCAACCTCGAACACCGGGATCTCGACGGGACCGACATCGCCGTGCTGGACACCGACGCCTACGTCCACCAGTACGAGTTCCCGCCGGAGACGCTCCTGCTCGACGAACTCCACCGCGAGATGAGCGAGGACACCGACGCCGTCGTCGGCATCGCCACCGACACGCTGTACGTACGGACCAGTGCCGACGTGGACATCCACGAGCTGTCGGCCGAGGTCGCCGAGTGGGTCCCCGAAGGCGGCGTCGCCACCCGGAGCGTCCGCGAGGGGTCGATCCGGTTCCTGGCCGGCGCCCGAGACGCAGTGCTCGACGCGACGCTCGACCGACTGAGCGACCGGCTGTAG
- a CDS encoding YIP1 family protein, which translates to MTQWVENPTGGRERGPIALVRAWGEVLLRPRRFFRTGVAPGDQAPGLVFAAMVVMAEELSRVAVARLAARRVVSTGPFTYPAVTDFSPAIALLALLAIGMFVMPATVHLTAAVQTLFLVVGAPDRGGISETVQVMCYAMAPCLLAGLPIPELRVLVAVWGAVLYVVGLSVVHELSLPRAAVLGALPAVIVFGYGFRGVLAAGTLL; encoded by the coding sequence GTGACCCAGTGGGTAGAGAACCCGACGGGCGGTCGCGAACGGGGACCGATCGCCCTCGTGCGCGCGTGGGGAGAAGTGCTCCTCAGGCCCCGGCGGTTCTTCCGGACCGGCGTCGCGCCGGGCGACCAGGCTCCGGGGCTCGTCTTCGCCGCGATGGTCGTCATGGCCGAGGAGTTGAGCCGCGTCGCCGTCGCCAGACTGGCCGCGAGGAGGGTCGTCTCGACTGGCCCCTTCACGTATCCGGCCGTGACCGACTTCTCGCCGGCGATCGCGCTGCTCGCGTTGCTGGCGATCGGAATGTTCGTCATGCCGGCGACGGTCCACCTGACAGCCGCCGTCCAGACGCTGTTTCTCGTCGTCGGCGCGCCCGACAGGGGCGGGATCAGCGAGACCGTCCAGGTAATGTGTTACGCCATGGCGCCCTGCCTGCTCGCCGGGCTCCCCATCCCCGAGCTCAGAGTCCTCGTCGCGGTCTGGGGCGCCGTGCTGTACGTCGTCGGCCTCTCGGTCGTCCACGAGCTCTCGCTCCCGCGGGCGGCCGTCCTCGGCGCGCTCCCTGCGGTGATCGTCTTCGGCTACGGCTTCCGGGGTGTGCTCGCTGCCGGCACCCTCCTGTGA
- a CDS encoding NADPH-dependent FMN reductase yields the protein MSRPHVVGVVGSLRDESYTRVGIERALDTADEAGATTELLDLRAYDLPVFDADHREAGDAVALTDAIYDADSILLGTPVYHGSYSAPLKNALDYCGFDEFEHKTVGLLAVAGGGFPITALEHLRSVCRSLNCWVIPHQAAIPRARNSIEEGRIVDEGILERVDTLGEEAVRYANIEPDPPCFESTENVGADD from the coding sequence ATGTCTCGACCACACGTCGTCGGGGTCGTCGGGAGTCTCCGCGACGAGAGCTACACTCGCGTCGGTATCGAGCGCGCCCTCGATACCGCCGACGAGGCCGGCGCGACGACGGAACTGCTCGACCTCCGGGCGTACGACCTGCCGGTGTTCGACGCGGACCACCGCGAGGCCGGCGACGCCGTCGCGCTGACCGACGCGATCTACGACGCCGACTCGATCCTGCTGGGGACGCCGGTGTATCACGGCTCGTATTCGGCGCCGCTGAAGAACGCACTGGACTACTGCGGGTTCGACGAGTTCGAACACAAGACCGTCGGCCTGCTCGCGGTCGCCGGCGGGGGCTTCCCGATCACCGCGCTGGAACACCTCCGGTCGGTCTGCCGGTCGCTGAACTGCTGGGTCATCCCTCACCAGGCGGCGATCCCGCGGGCCAGAAACAGTATCGAGGAGGGCCGGATCGTCGACGAGGGCATCCTCGAGCGGGTCGATACGCTCGGCGAGGAGGCGGTCAGATACGCCAACATCGAGCCAGATCCGCCCTGTTTCGAGAGCACGGAGAACGTCGGCGCCGACGACTGA
- a CDS encoding A/G-specific adenine glycosylase, with amino-acid sequence MTEQSEAATQLPADVDAVQQALVEWYEDDHRSFPWRETEDPYEILVSEVMSQQTQLNRVVDAWRDFLDRWPTAADLAGADRADVVAFWTDHSLGYNNRAKYLHEAARQITDERGGEWPRDPEGLSELMGVGPYTANAVASFAFDNGDAVVDTNVKRVLYRAFDVPDDDDTFERVASELMPAGSSRVWNNAIMELGGVACGKTPDCDGAACPWREWCHAYRTGDFTAPDVPEQPSFEGSRRQFRGRIVRLLGDNEEMTLDTLGHRIRVDYTPDGDHGREWLRGLLSDLADDGLVSVDERDGNPVARLR; translated from the coding sequence ATGACCGAGCAGTCCGAGGCGGCTACACAACTCCCGGCCGATGTCGACGCCGTCCAGCAGGCCCTCGTCGAGTGGTACGAGGACGACCACCGGTCGTTCCCGTGGCGCGAGACCGAGGACCCCTACGAGATCCTCGTCTCCGAGGTGATGAGCCAGCAGACCCAGTTGAACCGCGTCGTCGACGCCTGGCGGGACTTCCTCGACCGGTGGCCGACCGCCGCCGACCTGGCGGGTGCCGACCGCGCGGACGTGGTGGCGTTCTGGACCGACCACTCGCTGGGGTACAACAACCGCGCGAAGTACCTCCACGAGGCCGCCCGTCAGATCACCGACGAGCGCGGCGGCGAGTGGCCCCGCGACCCCGAGGGACTCTCGGAACTGATGGGCGTCGGCCCCTACACCGCCAACGCAGTCGCCTCGTTCGCGTTCGACAACGGCGACGCCGTCGTCGACACGAACGTCAAGCGCGTGCTGTACCGCGCGTTCGACGTGCCGGACGACGACGACACCTTCGAGCGGGTCGCGTCGGAACTCATGCCGGCCGGAAGCTCGCGGGTCTGGAACAACGCGATCATGGAACTGGGCGGAGTGGCCTGTGGGAAGACCCCCGACTGCGACGGCGCGGCCTGTCCCTGGCGCGAGTGGTGTCACGCCTACCGGACCGGCGACTTCACCGCGCCGGACGTGCCAGAACAGCCCAGTTTCGAGGGGAGCCGTCGGCAGTTCCGGGGACGGATCGTCCGACTTCTCGGCGACAACGAGGAGATGACTCTGGATACGCTCGGGCACCGGATACGTGTGGACTACACTCCCGACGGCGACCACGGACGGGAGTGGCTTCGTGGACTCCTGTCGGATCTGGCCGACGACGGTCTCGTCAGCGTCGACGAACGGGACGGGAACCCGGTCGCTCGACTCCGATAG
- a CDS encoding HAMP domain-containing sensor histidine kinase yields the protein MAGPEDSQDREHPSRASAVVNRLVPAAVRRSYAAKFAISLTVVILLIALVGTASFVQVRSISQETATENLQSTAQLRAEAVDEWRSNMRTQARAFSASAVYANGTTEQIDDYVEGVAAQAPGGGTELHYVDTAGTTDVITASTVDRIEGQSTAAVHPTLADPVRRAQVAADPDAVVRSSTSYETDAGSAMAFVSPVPGGEGVVVVVSVFAQDLRTFDDRGGTFATTVVNESGAPILSMDATGRAGTDVGPGFTETASVPTTAQTDRRVYAYAAVDGVNWTAVTAADKQELFRASRTIRRSIGVLILTSVVSLGAVAVVLGRQTVTPLVELRRRIERMEAGTFDVDLSTDRRDEIGQLYTAFGNMRDALRDQIREAREAREAAEQSRQEMERQNDRLDQFASTLSHDLRNPLAVARGHVELLSARLAGFDADSDDPEELLEHTAAIEDAHDRIDSIIQDVLTLTREGESVEETAPVDLEAVAREAWANIDSKDATLSVSGTRTFEADRTRLLRAFENLFRNAIDHVGPEASVEVRATAGGFTVVDDGPGIPTEAVDDLFEYGRTTSEGGTGIGLSTVKTIAEAHGWRLYVDTTYEDGAMFVFDDVLAADDPDWYDSEFEWVELSADD from the coding sequence ATGGCAGGGCCAGAGGACAGCCAGGATCGGGAGCACCCCTCGAGAGCTTCCGCTGTCGTCAACCGACTCGTCCCGGCGGCGGTCAGGCGGAGCTACGCCGCCAAGTTCGCCATCTCGCTGACGGTCGTCATCCTGCTCATCGCCCTGGTCGGGACGGCCAGTTTCGTCCAGGTCCGCTCGATCTCACAGGAGACGGCGACCGAGAACCTCCAGTCGACCGCACAGCTCCGCGCCGAGGCAGTCGACGAGTGGCGCTCGAACATGCGGACCCAGGCACGCGCGTTCTCGGCCTCGGCGGTGTATGCGAACGGGACCACCGAACAGATCGACGACTACGTCGAGGGGGTCGCCGCGCAGGCACCCGGAGGGGGGACCGAACTCCACTACGTCGACACCGCCGGCACCACCGACGTGATAACCGCGAGTACCGTCGACCGGATCGAGGGGCAGTCGACGGCCGCGGTCCATCCCACGCTCGCCGACCCGGTCCGTCGGGCACAGGTCGCGGCCGATCCCGACGCGGTCGTCCGGTCGAGTACGTCCTACGAGACGGACGCGGGGTCCGCGATGGCGTTCGTCAGTCCGGTCCCCGGCGGCGAGGGGGTCGTCGTGGTCGTCAGTGTCTTCGCACAGGACCTGCGGACGTTCGACGATCGCGGCGGGACGTTCGCCACGACCGTGGTCAACGAGTCGGGCGCCCCCATCCTCTCGATGGACGCGACGGGACGGGCGGGAACCGACGTGGGACCGGGGTTCACCGAGACGGCGTCGGTCCCGACGACCGCACAGACGGACCGGCGGGTGTACGCCTACGCCGCGGTCGACGGGGTGAACTGGACCGCGGTGACCGCCGCCGACAAGCAGGAACTGTTCCGCGCCAGCAGGACGATCAGACGGAGTATCGGCGTGCTCATTCTCACCAGCGTCGTCTCGCTGGGTGCTGTCGCGGTCGTCCTCGGTCGGCAGACGGTGACGCCGCTCGTCGAACTCCGGCGGCGGATCGAGCGGATGGAAGCGGGGACCTTCGATGTCGACCTCTCGACGGACCGCCGAGACGAGATCGGCCAGCTCTACACGGCCTTTGGCAACATGCGGGACGCGCTCCGGGACCAGATTCGGGAGGCCCGCGAGGCCCGCGAGGCGGCCGAACAGTCCCGTCAGGAGATGGAACGCCAGAACGATCGCCTGGACCAGTTCGCCTCGACGCTGAGTCACGACCTTCGGAATCCGCTGGCGGTCGCTCGCGGTCACGTCGAACTGCTCTCCGCGCGACTCGCCGGGTTCGACGCTGACTCCGACGACCCCGAGGAACTGCTCGAACACACCGCGGCGATCGAGGACGCCCACGACCGGATCGATTCGATCATCCAGGACGTGCTCACGCTGACCCGCGAGGGAGAGAGCGTCGAGGAGACGGCGCCGGTCGATCTCGAAGCGGTCGCCCGCGAGGCGTGGGCGAACATCGACAGCAAGGACGCGACGCTCTCGGTCTCTGGCACGCGGACCTTCGAAGCCGACCGGACACGGCTCCTGCGGGCCTTCGAGAACCTCTTCCGGAACGCGATCGACCACGTCGGTCCCGAGGCGTCGGTCGAAGTTCGGGCGACGGCAGGGGGCTTCACCGTCGTCGACGACGGCCCCGGCATCCCTACGGAGGCGGTCGACGACCTCTTCGAGTACGGCCGGACGACCAGCGAGGGGGGCACCGGTATCGGCCTCTCGACCGTCAAGACCATCGCCGAGGCCCACGGCTGGCGCCTCTACGTCGATACGACCTACGAGGACGGCGCGATGTTCGTCTTCGACGACGTGCTCGCCGCGGACGACCCGGACTGGTACGACAGCGAGTTCGAGTGGGTCGAACTCTCGGCCGACGACTGA